The nucleotide window CCTCGACTATTAATAAAAGACCTAGAGAAATCCGAAAATGTATATGATATATTAAAATATAGGACGATTAAAGGAGGTTATATTATTGACTTTCTTGAGGAAATAGACAGTACAGTATCTGGGTATTTATTATCTGATAATAACGTCTTATATCACAAAAATATTGTGAGACAGAAATTAGAAAAATGGGAAATAATTTCGCTAAGTAAATCTGTTATTAATAAGCTAACTGAAAAATTTAATATTAATAGTATTTCTATTAATGAAATAAAACCCTCAGATATACTATATTACGGTCTATCTGAAAAGGAGTTATTAGTTCTTAAAAACGCAATTTCAATGGGATATTTTAATTATCCTAGAGCAGTAAAGGCTAATGATGTAGCTAAAAAATTGGGAATAAGCAAACAAGATTTCCTTTATCATTTAAGAAATTCAATTAATAAATTAGTCTCCTCAATCGATCTCGATTAACATTTCGAAAACTGTTTATTACATCTTATACTTAAAAACGTCGTGTGAAGTGAATTACAAATAACTTGTGTTCTTATAAACTTTTCTTTTAACCCCGTTAAAAGAATAAACAAAAGTGATAGGGTTATTTTAAGGTGAAAAAGGAAAAATCTTTCCGCCGTCTCTAATTATATTTATGGAAGATAAAAAGGGTGATTTGCAAAAACCTGGGATTAAGAGAGGTGTCCTAGGAACGTGGTTAGTTGCAAGTTACGGTATAGCAGCTAATGCACCAATAGCAGTCGCAACACTCTATTTTGTAGGTTTAGCTGGGCTAGTTGGCGGGGCAATGCCACTTACAGTCCTCCTTTCATATTTAATTTATGCTACCACCTTAGTAGTAATTTATGAGTGGAGTAAAGATATCGCAGCCTCTTACGGGTATGTCGCTATGATAAAGAAGGGCCTTAATAGTAGCTTAGCGGCGTTTACTGTAGGTTACGGATATGTTTACCAATATCTTATTTCTGGTGCAGCTGGCTTTGGAATATTAGGGTTAGCCTCGTTCATTTACCTAATCTCTCCTAGTATACAGTCAACAATGCCATGGTTATGGGCTTTAATTGTAGTTGTAGTCACGGCTGAAATCACATTAATAATGTGGCTTGGAGTAAAACCGGGCGGAGTTCTCAATCTTATTATAGGTCTAATATCAATAGTTTTCTTAATAAT belongs to Stygiolobus caldivivus and includes:
- a CDS encoding helix-turn-helix domain-containing protein translates to MKKLYRINFSTLHDGCWTSNVKDKVVTLNISKHNNNKIKVSIISPRLLIKDLEKSENVYDILKYRTIKGGYIIDFLEEIDSTVSGYLLSDNNVLYHKNIVRQKLEKWEIISLSKSVINKLTEKFNINSISINEIKPSDILYYGLSEKELLVLKNAISMGYFNYPRAVKANDVAKKLGISKQDFLYHLRNSINKLVSSIDLD